The DNA segment GATGGAAATCAATCGACGAGTGCAAATGCAGAAGCGTGCTTGACTGTGAGACAGACAAGTCGAACAGGGACGAAAGTCGGGATTAGTGATCCGGCGGTGCCGAATGGAAGGGCCGTCGCTCAACGGATAAAAGCTACCCTGGGGATAACAGGCTGATCTCGCCCAAGAGTTCACATCGACGGCGAGGTTTGGCACCTCGATGTCGGCTCATCGCATCCTGGAGCTGAATTCGGTTCCAAGGGTTGGGCTGTCCGCCCATTAAAGCGGTACGCGAGCTGGGTTCAGAACGTCGTGAGACAGTTCGGTCCCTATCTGTTGTGGGCGTTGGAGATCTGAGGAGAGCTGTCCTTAGTACGAGAGGACCGGGATGGACCTACCGCTGGTGCACCAGTTGTTCCGCCAGGAGCATAGCTGGGTAGCTAAGTAGGGAAGGGATAAGCGCTGAAAGCATCTAAGCGCGAAGCCTACTCCAAGATGAGATCTCCCATTCGTCAAACGAAGTAAGACCCCTTGAAGACGACGAGGTAGATAGGTCAGAGATGGAAGTGTAGCGATACATGGAGTTGACTGATACTAATAGGTCGAGGACTTAATCACAAAGAAACAAGTCAACTGTTATTCAGTTTTGAGGGAACGACCTCAAAGAGATCTGGTGGCGATAGCGATGTGGACACACCTGTACTCATCCCGAACACAGAAGTTAAGCATATCAGCGGCGACAATATCTGGACAAGCTCCAGTGAAGATAGCACGCTGCCAGGTAAAGTGACTCATCCTTGGATGGGTCTTTTTTTAAAGATTAAGACAGATCCACTATTCTATATGATTGGGTCTTTTTTCAACAGATTATGAAAGGCTTTAGTATCCCATATGATTCTGTATATTGAAATTCGCCATATATAAGCAATATGCTTTGTATACTTTACTTTGCAATCGAAGTACTGCATACTAAGGGCCATTATTACCTGAAAATGCAGCCACCGTAAGGCTCTGCAATTAGTGGCAGTGAATTTGCTCATTTAAAAAATTGGTATATATTTGATGTTCCTTATATAATAGATGCAACTGATATAGAGGCAAACGAAAAAAAAGAAATGCTCAATCGGCAAGGAATGATTGTTTTACTGGTATAAAATACGAAAGAATGGTAAAATTCTCTAGTATGTGAAGGGAGGAATTTTATGCAGGATGTACTTCAGGATGTATTTCATGACGCACTTCCAATGATACCGTTTCTATTTCTTACGTATCTGCTCATGGAATACCTGGAACATAAGAGCAATGACCGTTTCCAGAAGCACTTAGAATCCGCAAGAGCACTGGGCCCGCTGATTGGCGGTGTACTGGGCATTGTACCGCAGTGTGGATTCTCTGTACTGGCAAGTGGTTTGTATATGAATCGTTCCATATCTTTGGGAACACTGATTGCAGTTTTTATATCTACAAGTGATGAGGCAATTCCTATATTGGTGGCGCAACCAAAGCAGATCAATATCCTGCTGTCTGTCATCGCAGTGAAGCTGGTGCTTGCTGTTCTTGTCGGATATCTGGTGGATATCTTAGTCCGTGGTCACCGGCTAAAGGAAAATCATCCGCTGCACAATATCCATGCAGAATGTGAAAAGGAAGCTATAGAGGAGCATCATTCTATTTTCTATATAGCATTAGTGCGTACAATAAAAATATTTATCTTCGTCTTTGTTGTGAATTTTGCACTGTCTGTCTTCATTTATTATATAGGTGAGGACACCCTGCGTACCATACTTGCACAAGGGTCTTATCTGCAGCCAGTACTGGCAGCCTTTGCCGGCTTTATCCCGAATTGCGCAGCCAGTGTCATTCTGGCACAGCTGTTTATGGATGGTGTACTCTCCTTCGGGGCACTTACCGCCGGTCTGATTACAAGCGCCGGCCTGGGACTTCTCGTATTGCTGCGCATGTATGATAATAAAAGAGATATCCTTCGAATCTTCGCAATACTTTTTGTGACAGCGGTTATCAGCGGCGTTGTATTGCAGCTGTTTTAGGCTAAGGAACCATCCTGGCCTTCTTTTTTTCATTTGGAAAGTATAGTATAATAATCATAAGAGGGGTGCAGACTATGGATTACAAGGAAGAATTTATGCAGCTGCTGGATCAAAACAGGCTGGAGGATGCGCGTATATTACTGGAACAGCATCAACTGTATGCGACAGAGGAGCCATTCTATTATGGAAATATGGGGTGGATATTAAACCATATGGAGCGCTATCAGGAAGCAGAGATATATTTACGAAAGGGTCTTGTCTATTTTCCGGAGGATGGCTGGATGTATAGTCAGCTAGGCTTTTCGCTAGATCGGCAGGGGGAAAGCGATGATGGCTTAAAGGCTTTGGAAAAGGCGCTGGAGCTGGGCTTTGATGAGCCATGGCTGCATGGTGAAATTGGATGGTGCTATAAGCAGCAGGGAAATTTTGAAAAGGCAATAACATACTTTGAAAATGGTCTTATGGACGACACACGCAATGTCTGGCTGTTATCACAGGCTGCAGAGGCGTATTATCATGCCGGAGATAAGAAAACAGCAGAGGATTATTATTTAAAAAGCTATCATATTCTGCCGGATGAGGATGCACGCTTTGACTTGGCAAGGTTTTATAAGGCATGCGGGGAATATGATAAGGAAATCAATATTTTGCAGGAAATCCAGCATCCACATTATCAGGATTGGAAGGAGTATGAGCTTGGTTATGCGTATTCACAGAAGAATGAACCGCAGGAAGCACTTCTTCATCTCTTGAAGGCACTAGAGCTGGGAAGGGATGATACCAGCGAGCGCACCCTGCTCGGTGATGTTTACCGTTCCCTTAATAGGATCAAAGAATCGGATGAGCAATACAATACAGCACTGGAGTATTTTGAAAAGGCTGTACAAAAGGAAACAGATACCTACTGGATCTATCAGGAAATGATTTGGATTGCGCACAAGCAGCAGGATATGAAAAAGAAGCTGCGCTATCTGGATCGTGCCAGTGTGAATAAAAAGGATGATCTATGGCTCATGTTTCACTATGCCCGATGCTACAGCGATTTGCATGAATATGAAAAAGCTATTGAGGCCTGCCAGTTTTGTCTGTCTCATGGAGAGGAAGGCCGGGAAATGTATGATTTGTATGCATGGAATCTGGGGCGGAATCATGAGGCGGAGAAAGCAATCGAAATTTTAAATGAGCGTATAAATCGCCATGGAAGTGATGCATGGAATTTCAGCGAGCTGGGCTGGAATTATACACAGCTGCAAAAATATGAGGAGGCAGCCCGCTGTTTTAAAAAGGCATATGATTTGGAGCCGAAGAATCCGTTATACAGCTCCATGCTGGGCTGGTGTCATTTGCGTATGAATCATTTGGATGCCGCATTGTCGTATCTGCTGGAGGCACAGCAGCTGGGAAGAAATGACGGATGGCTGCATTCTGCGTTTGGGGAGCTGTATACAGAAACAAAGAAATACGAGCAGGCACTTACGCATTATGAGAAGGCGTTAGAGCTGGGATATAACGAGAAGTGGATCGAAAAGGAGATATCACATCTGCTCAGGCTGCTGGGGGGACAAAAGGAACAGGCATAGGTACAGGAGGTTCGCATATGTGTGGAAGATATTTTTTTGAATTGAGAGAATTGCCGGAATTCGCAAGGCTGAAGCGAAAAATTGAACAGCAGGCACTCTTCGAGTATGCAAGAGAGGAGGTTTTTCCCGGTAATGACGCACTGGTGCTTGTCAGCGGTGAGGACGGATATGCACTGGATGTCATGCATTGGGGAATCCAGGGCCCTTATGGGAAGCTGATCAATGCCAGAAGTGAGGGAATCGATAAGAAAAAAACCTTTCGTTCCATGCTTTCACAGAAATGTCTGATTCCATGCAATGGGTTTTATGAATGGGTCAAGGTTGGAAAGCAAAAGCAGAAAATTTTGATTCAGCGAGAGGATGTACCTTTGTTTTATCTGGCAGGTATTTTTAATGAACAAAAGGAATTTGTAATCGTGACAGGTGAATCTCATGGTTTGATGAAGGAGGTGCATGACCGCACTCCTATCCTGATGTTTGAGGATCAGATTCCTTTATATCTACAGGATGAACTGGAATTTCAGGTCGATAATGAGCGTCTGACATTTACAGCGGTGGATAAGGCGGGAAAAGGAGCCGTAAAGAAAGAAAAAAAGCAGCTGTCGCTGTTTGATGAGGATGAGGAATGAAGCAGGTCAGGATTCTGTCATCGGCTTTTTTCCTGTTCCTGCTCTGGTGGCTGCTTGCAGTATGGATGGACAATGATTTTATTATACCCTATCCGCTGGATGTATTTCGCCTGATGATTGCACAGCTGCAATCCATAACGTTTTATCAAAGCACCCTGGTGACGCTGATACGTTCATGGGGAGGGCTTGCGGCAGCTTTTATTCTTGCGGCAGGCTGTGCTTATCTATCGTATCGGGTTCATATCTTTCACGATCTGTTTTATCCTGTTCTTCTGCTTACCCGCAGTGTTCCCAACATTTCCTATATCATTGTTATTCTTTTATGGTTTGGTTCGGAAAGCAGTGCTGCCATTGTCAGCTTTCTGATCATCTTTCCAACGATTTACAGCAGCTTATTCAGTGGTTTACAGCATATGGATGAAAATCTAAAAAAGGTGATTCAGCTGTATCCGGAAGGGCGTTTGTATCTGCTTCGCCGTGTCTATATTCCACTTCTATCCTCATCCATACAGGCATCGCTGTCGAATGGGATTTCTCTGACCTTTAAGGTAGGCGTTATGTCAGAAATCATGGGACAGGTACAGATGGGAATCGGACGTCAAATGAATATATGCCGTTTAACCTCAGATATGACCGGTGTATTCGCATGGACTGGCTGGATCATTCTGATTTTGCTGTTTATGGATGCAGTACTGCATGTTGCGGCGGGGCATAAGATATGAGGAAGGATGAACATGCAGTGCAGCTTCGTAAAGCCCGAATGGCAGATGCAGCAGCCATACAGAAGCTGAATGAGGAGGTATTGGGCTATGCCTGCTCATTAGAGGATACAAGGCGGCAGCTGGCTTGTCTGCTTGAAATGAAGCAGCACTGTATCATTGTTGCTGTAGCTGAACACAGGGTTGTCGGCTATGTTCATGCACAGGATTATGAGCTTTTATATTCCTTACCTATGAAGGATATACTGGGGATTGCTGTACATCCTGCCTTCCAGCAGCAGGGAGTCGGCAGCAGTCTATTGCATAGCATAGAGCGCTGGGCAAGGGATAGCAATGCCTGCATGGTTCGGCTGGTATCCGGTGAACAGCGGAAACAGGCACATGCATTTTATGAGAGAAACGGTTATGTATGTGAAAAGCGTCAGATGAATTTTAAAAAATATATATAAAAAGCCTTCGTTTTCTATCCGTCATATAGCATAATTATGCACGGATCGTACGAAAGCCTTTTTTTATTTACTGCTTCTTTATCACAGGGGATACTTTTTTATAGGATAGAAAGACAACGATGCTGCAAAGGATGCCCTTCAGCAGATTAAACGGGGTGGTAGCCATCAGAACAAGTGCCAGCAGACCGTTGATATTTGGATTTACTGCATGACCGGCTGCGATAATCTGATCAAGTGGCCAGTTCATAAAAAAGGCATACGCCGGCAGCATAACAAAATAATTTAACAGACCGCCCAGAACGGTCATACAGATTGTACCTGTAATCAATCCATATAATGCGTGCTTTCTTGTTTTCTCTCTTTGATACATGAGGGTAGCCGGTAGTACAAAGGCAAGTCCAATCAGAAAGTTGGTAAGCTCTCCAACTCCCATAGTTATGGTTCCGCCGATAATCAGATTCAAAGCGATTTTCAATGCTTCAATGCAGACGGCAGCCCATGGGCCAAGGGCGAATCCTCCAATCAATACGATGACCTCATCAAATCCCAGCTTGTAAAATGCAGGGGCAAAGGGGAGAGGGATTTCAAACATCATGACCAGAAAGGCCAGGGCTCCCAGTATGCTGATTTTGGCGATGGTGTGAACACTCATCCTGCTTTTTGTTGAAACATATGCTGACATATACGATTCCTCCTGTCTCTGTCAGCCTTTTTTCAAAAGAAAAAAGGTTTTCAACAAAAACCTTTAGGGACATATCGAAAAAACTTTAACTTCTTTCATCCAGACTATACTGTCGCCACCGGAGTTTCACACGGTTCCTGCCTTTCGGCTTGCGGGGTTTACCGCCGATTGGGAATTTCACCCGACCCTGAAGTTTTTGTCGGGTATATCATAGCAGTCTTTTTGCAATTCGTCAACCAATATGCCTTATGCTGACAGGCATAAATAAACAGGAATCCATACAAACATGGGCTTTTTGTGTGATATTGTCGTAAAAGCACGGGAGGCGTGGAAATCGGAATTAGAACGTGATATAATATGTCACAATCGAAGGGAGTTTTGAGATATGAAATGGTTTCAGAATTTTATGCGTGGAAGAACAGGAGTGGATCAGCTGTCTTTTGCGATACTGATTCTGTATTTTGTAATCACCATTGTGGGTACCGCTTTCCGCATTCCATATATCACTTATGTGGCGTTGCTGCTGATCGTATGGTGTTGGTTTCGTATTCTGAGTAAAAATACGTATAAGCGGGCACAGGAAAATGCAAAATTTATGGGTAAAATTTATCCGATTCAGAATACATGGAGAACGAAGAAGCGTGAATTTCAGGATCGTAAGACTCATAAATATTATAACTGTCCAAACTGCAAGCAGCGCTTGCGTGTACCAAAGGGGAGAGGTACCATTACGATCACCTGTCCGAAATGTAAGACAAAATTTGATAAGCGTACGTAAAAGTACTGCCAAAAGGGTCCCTGTCCATAGCCTCAATAAAGGTAACGGACGAGGACTTCCCATGGCAGTTTTTTTATGAATCAGCGTATGTCCCTTGTCGAGCTTTTCAACTTCTTACCCTGCATCACGATATAGAAAAAACGCCATATCGGCGTTTTTGTTTTTTTACTTCACTTCATCCTGCACGCGTTCACGGTAATACTGACGGCGCTCATGCGGCTTCAGACCTTTTTTGCGTAAACGGATGCTGTCCGGCGTTATCTCCACCAGCTCATCGTCATTGATCCATTCCAGAGCTTCCTCTAGTGACATTTCTCTAGGAGGCGTTAGACGCATCGCTTCATCGTTTCCACTAGAACGTATTGCAGTCAGCTTCTTGTTCTTCAGCGGATTGACATCCATATCCACATTACGTGCAGATTCACCGATGATCATACCCTCATATACCTCTGTCTGTGGAGAGATAAAGAGAGTACCGCGCTCCTGCAGATTCCACAGGGCGTAGGTCATCGCACTTCCGGTTTCCGTAGAAATCATGGCGCCATTGGAACGCTGCGTAATTTCACCCTTGTATGGCGTATAGCCCTTGATACGGCGAACGAGAGTACCTTCTCCACGGGTATCATTGATAAATTCACTGCGATATCCCAGCAGTCCTCGGGTTGGTGCTTCATAGGTGATACGGCAGTAGCCGTTTTCTTCCACCATGTCCACCATGACACCCTTTCTTAGATTCAGCTTGTTGATGATAGTTCCGCTGTATTCCTCCGGAGCCAGAGCAACAACCTCCTCTACCGGCTCTACCGTCTTTCCGTTTTCATCCTTATGCAGAATGACCTCCGGCTTACTAACCGCAACCTCATAGCCTTCCCGGCGCATCTGTTCCAGCAGGACAGAGATATGTAATTCCCCGCGTCCGCTGACCTTGAAGCAGTCACCGCTGTCGGTTGGTTCAACCTTTAATCCAACATTGACTTCCAGCTCCTTTTCCAGACGCTCCTTCAGGTTTCGTGAGGTCACATATTTTCCGCTCTTACCGGCAAATGGTGATTTGTTGACGATAAAATTCATACTCAGGGTAGGCTCTTCGATATGAATACTTTCCAGCGGCATGATATGATCCTTTTCGCACAGCGTTTCACCGATCATGATATCCGGAATACCTGCGATTACCACGATATCACCGCTTCTTGCTTCCTTCACGGAAACACGGCTCAACCCGCGGTATACGAAAATTTGCGAGGTCGTGTTCGTACGCTCATGTCCAAAGGAATCACAGATAACAACACTCTGCTGTGCCTTTAACACACCCTGATAGATACGGCCGATTCCCAGACGCCCAATGTACTCATCGTAACCAAGGGCACTGATCTGCATCTGAAGCGGTTCCTCATCGAGATCCGGATATGCTTCACAATGCTTCAGAATCGTTTTGAACAGCGGTTCAATGGAATCACTTGGCGTATCCATATCATACTGTACGATTCCCTGCTTGGCGATACCATACAGGATTGGAAAATCAAGCTGTGCATCCGTGGCATTCAAATCCAGGAACAGCTCATACACCTCATCCACAACCTCCTGCGGACGGGCATCCTTTTTATCGATCTTGTTGATCAACAGAATCGGGCGAAGACCCATTTCCAGAGACTTGCTTAATACAAAGCGTGTCTGCGGCATCGGACCCTCACTGGAATCCACCAGCAGAATAACAGCATCAACGGTCTTAATGATACGTTCTACTTCACTGGAGAAATCCGCATGTCCAGGAGTATCTACAATATTGATTTTTACACCATCATGGATTACACTGCAGTTCTTGGAATAGATGGTGATACCACGTTCCCGTTCCAGATCATTGCTGTCCATAACACAGTCGACAACTTCTTCATTGCTGCGAAATACATCACTCTGACGAAGGAAGGCATCTACCAGAGTAGACTTTCCTGCATCGACGTGGGCAATGACCGCGATATTTATAATCTTTTCTTTTTCATTCATATTCAATTCCACCTTTTAGACCAACTATAATGATAATACGAAATCGAGGGAATTACAATTTTTTTCGCATAATAATGCATTATTTTCGCCTGTTTTTCCATATACTTGAAGGAGCAGGTGATAATTCATGAATGTAAGACGTATTGTATGCCCTTTCCTGTGTCTGCTGCTTTTATGCGGCTGTAATAGGAAGGAGCTGGATGAGAACAGAAATCCAAATCAGGAGATTGGAACGACCGTACAGGATATTCAATATAAGGATACCTATCTGGAAAGTATTATGTATCCGCAAACAGACATTGCCAAGCTGGATAAAAAAATCAAGGATATCGTAGACAGTTATCAAAAGCGTTTCCTGACTGCTGTTAAGCCATATAAGGAAAAACGAAAGGCGGAGTTTAATATCACCTGGCAGTCCTTCTATAAGGATGAGCGCTATGTTTCGATTAAGCTGATGATTTATCAATGCATCTACCAGAAGCAGGAGTTTGTGGAAACCATCGTGTATGATACAAAGAAGCAGGATTTTATCCATCTGTATGATATTTTTGATGCGAACAGGATTCAGGAGCTGTCCGCTAAGGCATCCGATTATTTTCAGAAGCGGTTCCCTTCGGAATGTGATAATGACCGCTTCCGCTCCCATATATCGGCAGTGGAGGAAAATTTCGACCGGTTTGTATTAAAAAAGGACAGAATGGTGTTTTATTTTCCTCAGGGTACGTTGTTTGATGAGGCAGCGAGCTTTGAGTGTGGCTATGATGTCTTCAAGGATGCGATGGATTTGAAGAAGGAAGCTCAGCAGACGATTGTTCCCTATGAGGATATTTTAAATGAGCCGGTAAAAAATATTGACCCGAAAAAGCCGATGATTGCGCTTACCTTCGATGACGGCCCAAGCAAGCGCTATACGCCTGCAATTCTGGATGTATTAAAGGAGTACGGAGCCAGTGCAACCTTCTTTGTCCTTGGCAGCAATGCGGATAATTTTCCGGATATCCTGCAGCGGATGGTGCTGGAGGGGAATGAAATCGGAAATCATACGTATTCGCATAAGCAGCTGACCACACTGTCAAAGGAAAATATAGAGGAGGAGATCATAGCGACGCAGGAATCCATTTATGATATTACCCACCGGTATCCGGATGTGATCCGGCCGCCCTATGGCAGTAAAAATAAGACGGTTATGGAATGTGCAAAGGGTAAGCGCATCGTGACCTGGTCACTGGATACCAGAGACTGGCATGACCGTGATGCGAAGGTCGTAGTGGAGCGCGTGCTTGAGCAGGTACAGGATGGAGATATTATCTTAATGCACGATTTGTATGCATCAACCGCAGCTGCAGTTTCAGAGCTGGTTCCACGCCTGCAGGAAAAGGGGTATCAGCTGGTAACGGTGTCAGATCTGTATACCTACAGCAAGCATGTGCGCCATTCCTGATTAAAGCAGGAAGCAGAAGGAGCAGAGCCATCGTAAGTGCATTTCCGCATGCGTATCAATCTAGCAGATGCTTTGCTTTATTAAGTATGCGTGTGCTTTATGTGTGAGTTATATGAAGCTTTATACACCCAAAATCAGCGGTATGCATATGGTACAGGCAGGGGAGGATTACAGATGTGCCGGTTGTAAAATCCGGAGAAATTCAGGTAATTCAGGAAAACAATCACCATGAAAACACAGCAGTTTCAGCAGGGAAGATCAGCGTATACGCAGCTGGTCTTTTTCATTTCTTTTCAGAAAGAAAAAAACACAAGGCTTTCAAATCTGTTTTATATATGGTATAATATACAAAAGAGAAAGCTGGGAATATATGAATTTTCTTGTGATATCCCCGCAATTTCCTGCGACAAACTGGAACTTCTGCGACCGATTGAAGCTCAACGGTATCAATACCCTGGGAATCGGTTATGTACCGTATGAGGAATTGCGGATCGAGGTCAGACATGCTTTGCAGGATTATATACAAATACAACAATCCCAATCATATGATGCTATGTTGCGTGCGGCAGCGTTTTTCATATATCGCTATGGCAGACTTCACGGCATAGAATCCTTTCAGGAGGCGAATTGCTTTGTGGATGCACGGCTGCGAACAGATTTTCATGTTACCAGCGGCAGCAGGATTAGTGAAGTGCAGCGGTATCTGGACATCGGTACACGGCGGGCATGGATGAAGGCTTGCGGTCTTCCTTTATTTCCGGCACAGCGTGCTGTCTCCAGGCAGCAGCTGATGCGGCTGATGGAGTCTGCAACGTCAATCTCTCTGTATACACCAGAGCAGGAACGACTGCGAGTATATCAGGATAAAGATAAGCTGCTACAGGCAGTCAATCTGTGTCACGACATGCTGCTGCCAGCGGAAAAGGAACCCCTTTATGTATGGGAGGCACTGCTGGATCATCAGGGGAATATCAGAATAGAGGCGATGCAATGCAATGGATTGGTTATACGGAAAGAGGAGAAAAAAGAGCTGTCAGTATTTGCTGAACAGGCATGTCTGCGCCTGACAAAAGCGGGATGGAGCTGCAGCTTTGTGCATATGCTGCTGGTAAAGCAACAAAACAGCTGGGCAGTCCTAGATATTCACACCGGCGCGGATTGCTGTCATCTGTTGCATGAAACACAGGATATATACCAGCTGTGGGCTGATTGCATATGTGAAGAAATGGAACAGGCATTAGACACACAGGAGCATTGAAGTGATGATGAGCGATAACAAGGAGGGTATGTTTATGAAAGTGGAGTATTATAAGGAATTTAGCCATGAGCTGAATCGGGACATGGAATTTAAGGTGTTTGGACACGCAGGGGTTCCCTGCCTGGTATTTCCGGCACAGGATGGACGCTTTTATGATTTTGAAAACTTCGGTATGATCGATGCCGCACATGAATATGTGGATGCCGGCAGAATTATGTTTTTCTGCTGTGACAGTATAGATCATGAAACATGGAGCTTTGAAGCTGGAAATCCGAGAGAACGTATTGAACAGCACGAACGCTATTATCATTACATTATTGATGAACTGGTGCCCCGCATACAGGAAATCAGTGTCTATGCCAACGGCGGCAAGGATGGACAGGGGATGATGACCTGCGGCTGCAGTCTGGGAGCCTTTCATGCATTGAACTTCTTCCTGCGCAGACCGGACTTGTTTAACCGTGTGTTATCAATGAGCGGGCTGTATCATGCGGACTACTTCTTCCATGATTATCATGATGAGCTGACCTACCGCAATTCTCCAAGTGATTATCTGCCAAATACGCCTTGTGATCATCCGTATATGGAGCTGTATCGCAATTCGGAAATCGTTTTATGCTGCGGACAGGGGGCCTGGGAGCAGGAAATGGAAAACAGCATGCATCAGATGGAAGCGATTTTTGCAGAAAAGCATATTGATGCATGGATTGATTATTGGGGATATGATGTTTCCCATGACTGGTACTGGTGGAAGAAACAAATCGATTATTTTCTGCAGTTTATGGTATAAGGGTCTGAATTTCAGATCCTTTTTTAATTAGGAAGCCATATTGCTTAATAGAAAGCCTGCATAGAAATCGGACAAATGATGTTCGTAATGCGTCATGAAAGCGTTACGCTACGGATGTGGTATATACTATTAGATATATATCTAATATATGGATTGACAATTATCTACTGTAGTTGTATTATATATATATCTAATAAAGGAGATAGATATACATGGAACAAGGATACCGTCAGATATTTAAGCAGAAAGAATATATGAAAATGACAGGGGCGAACTTTATCAACCGTTTGGGTGATTCGATTGATATGATTGCATTTACCTGGCTTGTCTATGAGCTGACAGGCTCTGCCAGCTGGTCTGCCGTTATGCTGGGAGTCAATATGATCCCCAATGTCATTGTACAGCCGTTTGCCGGTGCAGTTGTAGAGCGGATGGAGAAAAAAAAGGTGATGATTGTGTGCGATAGCTTGCGCGGTATTCTTACGGCTGCGATTGCTGTCTTGTATATGCTTTCTGTTTTACAGCCATGGATGCTGCTGTTGATTACGTTTCTTAATAATACACTGGAATCCTTTCGCAATCCTGCATCCACTGCCTTTACCCCGCTTATTCTGGATCGGGAATATTATGATTTCGGCCTTTCCTTCTCACAGTCATCCTCCCGGATTTGTGAGCTGGTTGGTACTGCTGCCGGCGGTATCCTGATCGCTGCAATCGGACTGCCCGGTGCAATCTTGACAGATGTAGCTTCCTTTTTCATCTCTGCTGCTATTATTTTCTGTATTCACAGTAAGGAAACAGCGCAAACGGAAAAAAGCGATTACCGAAAGAGTCTGCTGCTCATGAGGGAGGGCTTTCAGTATGTAAAGGGCCTGCCACTGCTGCTTGTGATTTGCGGCTGTGCTGCATTGATGAATATGCTGCTGGTTCCATATAATTCCTTTCAGGCACCGTATATCAGCGGTATTTTGCATCAGGGGGCAGATCTGTTATCCGTTTCCTCACTGGCGCTGTCCATCGGCATGGGCATCGGTGCCTTTGTCTATCCGTATCTTCAAAAGCATATCCACAACCGCACGCTTCTTCTGCTTGGCGGTGTTTCTACAGGCTTTTATTATCTGGCTCTGACACAGATTATTCATCTTTCAGGAACGATTCCCATTTA comes from the Erysipelotrichaceae bacterium 66202529 genome and includes:
- a CDS encoding tetratricopeptide repeat protein gives rise to the protein MDYKEEFMQLLDQNRLEDARILLEQHQLYATEEPFYYGNMGWILNHMERYQEAEIYLRKGLVYFPEDGWMYSQLGFSLDRQGESDDGLKALEKALELGFDEPWLHGEIGWCYKQQGNFEKAITYFENGLMDDTRNVWLLSQAAEAYYHAGDKKTAEDYYLKSYHILPDEDARFDLARFYKACGEYDKEINILQEIQHPHYQDWKEYELGYAYSQKNEPQEALLHLLKALELGRDDTSERTLLGDVYRSLNRIKESDEQYNTALEYFEKAVQKETDTYWIYQEMIWIAHKQQDMKKKLRYLDRASVNKKDDLWLMFHYARCYSDLHEYEKAIEACQFCLSHGEEGREMYDLYAWNLGRNHEAEKAIEILNERINRHGSDAWNFSELGWNYTQLQKYEEAARCFKKAYDLEPKNPLYSSMLGWCHLRMNHLDAALSYLLEAQQLGRNDGWLHSAFGELYTETKKYEQALTHYEKALELGYNEKWIEKEISHLLRLLGGQKEQA
- a CDS encoding SOS response-associated peptidase — its product is MCGRYFFELRELPEFARLKRKIEQQALFEYAREEVFPGNDALVLVSGEDGYALDVMHWGIQGPYGKLINARSEGIDKKKTFRSMLSQKCLIPCNGFYEWVKVGKQKQKILIQREDVPLFYLAGIFNEQKEFVIVTGESHGLMKEVHDRTPILMFEDQIPLYLQDELEFQVDNERLTFTAVDKAGKGAVKKEKKQLSLFDEDEE
- a CDS encoding ABC transporter permease subunit → MKQVRILSSAFFLFLLWWLLAVWMDNDFIIPYPLDVFRLMIAQLQSITFYQSTLVTLIRSWGGLAAAFILAAGCAYLSYRVHIFHDLFYPVLLLTRSVPNISYIIVILLWFGSESSAAIVSFLIIFPTIYSSLFSGLQHMDENLKKVIQLYPEGRLYLLRRVYIPLLSSSIQASLSNGISLTFKVGVMSEIMGQVQMGIGRQMNICRLTSDMTGVFAWTGWIILILLFMDAVLHVAAGHKI
- a CDS encoding GNAT family N-acetyltransferase, translated to MRKDEHAVQLRKARMADAAAIQKLNEEVLGYACSLEDTRRQLACLLEMKQHCIIVAVAEHRVVGYVHAQDYELLYSLPMKDILGIAVHPAFQQQGVGSSLLHSIERWARDSNACMVRLVSGEQRKQAHAFYERNGYVCEKRQMNFKKYI
- a CDS encoding ECF transporter S component, translating into MSAYVSTKSRMSVHTIAKISILGALAFLVMMFEIPLPFAPAFYKLGFDEVIVLIGGFALGPWAAVCIEALKIALNLIIGGTITMGVGELTNFLIGLAFVLPATLMYQREKTRKHALYGLITGTICMTVLGGLLNYFVMLPAYAFFMNWPLDQIIAAGHAVNPNINGLLALVLMATTPFNLLKGILCSIVVFLSYKKVSPVIKKQ
- the typA gene encoding translational GTPase TypA — translated: MNEKEKIINIAVIAHVDAGKSTLVDAFLRQSDVFRSNEEVVDCVMDSNDLERERGITIYSKNCSVIHDGVKINIVDTPGHADFSSEVERIIKTVDAVILLVDSSEGPMPQTRFVLSKSLEMGLRPILLINKIDKKDARPQEVVDEVYELFLDLNATDAQLDFPILYGIAKQGIVQYDMDTPSDSIEPLFKTILKHCEAYPDLDEEPLQMQISALGYDEYIGRLGIGRIYQGVLKAQQSVVICDSFGHERTNTTSQIFVYRGLSRVSVKEARSGDIVVIAGIPDIMIGETLCEKDHIMPLESIHIEEPTLSMNFIVNKSPFAGKSGKYVTSRNLKERLEKELEVNVGLKVEPTDSGDCFKVSGRGELHISVLLEQMRREGYEVAVSKPEVILHKDENGKTVEPVEEVVALAPEEYSGTIINKLNLRKGVMVDMVEENGYCRITYEAPTRGLLGYRSEFINDTRGEGTLVRRIKGYTPYKGEITQRSNGAMISTETGSAMTYALWNLQERGTLFISPQTEVYEGMIIGESARNVDMDVNPLKNKKLTAIRSSGNDEAMRLTPPREMSLEEALEWINDDELVEITPDSIRLRKKGLKPHERRQYYRERVQDEVK